The DNA sequence ACGGGGCACAACTACTGCCACTTCCACGCGGAACCCCGACTGGGACGCATTCTGAAACCACTGTTCGCACAGCATGACCGATCTCAGTTCGTACTCTCCACCAAGGCCGGCACCATCGTTCCCTCCGCCCCCCTGGTTTTCCGCAATCGTCCCAGTAAAGATTTTTCACCCGATTACATCGAAGCCACTTGCGCGAAGTCGATTCAGAATCTGAACTGTGAGTACCTCGATATCTTCCAGCTGCATGGCATCACGCAGGACCAGATTACGCCAGCACTGATCGACCGACTGAGCTCTATGAAAGAACGGGGCATGTTCCGCTGCCTGGGCGTCAACAGTCATTCCGCGGCCGACCTGCTCTATATCGCCGATCATCCCGAACTGTTCGACATGGTCCTGCTCGACTTCAACGTCCTGCAACTCGACCGGGAACCCGTCATCCGCAAACTGGCTGAAGTAGGCATCGGGGTTGTCGCGGGAACCGTGCTTGCCCAGGGACACCTCGTGGCAGGCAAGATCGGCTCCTTCAAAAGCACCGCCGATCTCTGGTACCTGGCCCGGGCACTGCTCAAATCGACGGGCCGCCAGTTCTCACGCAACGCCCAACCGATGCGGGAAGCCCTCGCCACAGTAGAAAACCTGACCCCGGCCCAGGCCGCATTTGCCTACGTGCTCGCCAATCAGGATATCTCAAGCTGCGTATTCGGCACGACGAAAATCAAAAACCTGAGCGAGATCCTCGCGGCTTCGGAGCAGAGTCTCTCGGCAGACGTCAGAGCCGCAATTCGCAGCACCTTCGAACAGATCCCTGAAAGGATCAGCGCCTGATCGGGCAGGTCTCTGGTGCTATCGTACCAGCACATTCAATCGAACGCGAACCGGATTTGCCGGGACTGGCGTTCTTGCACAGGCTTGCCCACTTCAATTTCCACCCGACCATCCTTCCATTTCGCATCCGCGTAATCCGGCACTCCTTTCGGGTAAATCGCCTCGACCGATTTCACCCTCGCAGGTTTCCCGTTGACCTGCAGGTTACCGAACGTGACCGTCAACCGGGGAATCTCGTCCACCGGGATCCGCGCACCATAGACTTCCACAAAACTCGCGATCCTGGGTGACAGTTTCAGGTTCTCTCCCGGAAATCGCAGGGCCCCGATGAAAATCGTCTCATTTTTTGCCCGCGATTCCAGGAACGCACCGACCCACGTGCAGGGCTTGCCGTTGACCACCTCCCGGTCCAGGCGGACAATCTTGTAGGTATACGTCCCTTGAGACCACTTAAAAGGACGCCGCACGCTGACAAAATCGCCTTCGTGGCCGGAGCTCTGGAAGAACCCACCCTCGCCCGGTCGAATCGCCTGAGGGCTCCGCTCGCCCCACATCGACATCAGCAGTCCAGGCCCAATCTGACGCAGTTGACGGTTCTGCAGAGTGTAGCCGTCGGACTGTGTCTGCAGGCCTCCGTAAAAGGGCGTCTGACTCAAATGTCCCAGCCCGATCGGGGCGATATACAGTCGCTTGGTCGCCGGCACATCATCACTGATGGTCACATCGATGCTGTAACTCTCAAACGGAACTTCTTCACTCATCTCCCACCACAGGTCCGCCAGGTGCCACGGCATCGGATTATACTTCGGCTCCTCTGCACAGACGGTGCCGGCAAACAGACCAAGAAACAGGAAAGTGAAACCGTATCCGGGAAATCTGTTCCAGAGCATTTTAGCCACTCCTTCATGCAGCAGGGAAAGTTCAGTAAAGTTGTACCACTGGCAGCGACTTGTCTTCAGCCCTGGGTAAGATCTCCCAGGATATGCGGATGCAGATCGACTGTGAACGGCTCAAAGAACGTCACGTCATTCCCGTCTTCACCGGACTCAATCTGATACGGAACGTAGATGTAACGCGATAATCCCTGGCTGACCACATGCACGCGGAGACCATCGCTGGACGGCGGCTCATGTTTTTCGGGAATATTTACATCACAGGCCAGGGCAGAAGCCACGATGTCGTTGTTCTGCGTCTGTTCCTGCAGAGCCTTGTCCAGGGCCTGGTAAATATCTTTCTGGTCAGGCTGCGCTCCTCCCAGGTCCGCTCTGACCGCGTTCAATTCGAGTGCGGGTGTCAGGAGAGCACCAAACGGATTGAACCCGCCCGACTCCTGCAGCATCGATTTGGCCTGGTCGTAGCAGTAATTGAACAGCTCATAAATCTTGTCGGAAGGCACTTCCATTTTCGTTATCCCGTCCTGAATGCGGTTTCAGCTTAACGTGAAGTGTGTATTTGACTGTCAGCTGTATGTTTCAAGCTGACAACCTGTATCCTAAGCACATGGATTTCTCACTTCAACCATGTGTCAGCATCTACAGCAGCAGGGTGAATCACCTTGTATTAAAAATATTTGTGATTCAACTGTAAATCATTTAAAATCAAGGGTTGCAGCTGAACGGAATCCCATATAAGAAACATCTCACCAGGGGAGAGAACTCATGCAGCGCTCAATCACAAACCTGAGGATCCTCGTCACCGTCGCGACTCTCACAGCACTCACCGCCGTGGTCTCGGCCGACGATAAGCAAGCAGCCGCAATTCAAAAGGACCGCAACCTGATCGCGGGTACCTGGCAGATCGAGGTGCTGGAGATCAACGGCAACCGTTCAGCGGGGGAAGATGTGAAACAGCTCACCGTCGTCAACGGCGCCGATGGAACCTGGAGTCTGCGTTCCGAGGGGAACGAGGTCGGTCGTGGGACGACCACCATCGATCCCTCCCAACGCCCCAAAACCATCGACATCCAGCCAACCTCCGGACAGGACCAGGGAAAAACCTACCGGGGCATCTATGAACTCGGCAAAACAAGTCGCAAACTCTGCTTCGCCCCTGCCGGCAAAGACCGCCCCGCAGATTTCACCACGAACGCGGAGAATCAACACATCTTCGTGAAGTTCAAACGCCTCCAAGCGACTCAGGAAAAAGAAGTCCCCTGAGCGTTCCAGATCATCAATGATGCAGGGGCGATAATCGCTGTCGTATGCATCCATTAGCCGCAGGGCGTTAGCCCCGGTTCTTCCAAATCATCAACGATGATTTGGAGTACAGCCTCGTAGAACACACGCGAAAACCAATACTGAAATAGTATCTGGCCACCAGTTTCATCCAGCGTCTATAATAATATAACAGCGATTCACAACCACTCACCACCGGGAAACGAAAATAACCCCATGCTGACACAATACTGTGTACCACCGTCTCAATTCATCAGAGCCGCCCTCGTGACACTCTGCCTCCTGACCAGCTCCACTCTGATTCAAGCTGCAGACTTCCGCGTCGCCACTCCCGCTGAGCTGGACTCCGCCAGAAAATCCGCCCACCCGGGAGATGTCATCACCCTCGTCGGCAAAGACTGGCACGATGTCCGTCTGAAACTCAAACTCAAGGGCACGCCGGAGCAGCCGATCACCGTGCGTTCTGAAGTCGCGTTCACGGGGGCCTCCTCGTTGAATCTTAACGGCGAACACGTCATCCTTAACGGTATGACCTTCCGCGACGGGAGACTGGAGACCGGTCACGTCATCCTGATTCGCGGCGCACACAACAGGGTCACCCGCTGCACCATCGAAGCCTATAACCCCGATAAGATCGACTCCCGCTATCAGTGGCTCAGCCTCGACGGGCATCATCACCGCGTCGATCACTGTCGATTCGCCGGCCAGAACCATTCGGGAACTACGCTGGTTGTCTGGCTGGATGAAGAGGGCGAAGTTGGCCGGCACCGCATTGAACGCAATCACTTCCTCAACCGCGCACGCGGGAACGGCAACGGATTCGAAACCCTCCGCATCGGCACCAGTGAAACTTCATTGAAATCGGCCCAGTGTGTCGTCTCAGAAAATCTGTTCGAAAACTGCGATGGCGAAATCGAACTCATTTCCAATAAGTCATGCGATAATATTTACGAACGCAATACCGTCATCGGCTGTGCCGGTGCACTGACGCTGCGGCACGGCAACAACTGCATCGTCCGCGATAACCTCATCCTGGGTAACGGCGACCGCCATTCCGGCGGCATCCGCGTCATCGGTGAAGGGCACCAGATTAGCGGGAATCACATCGAAGGAGTCGGCGACCGGATCGACGGTGCGATCGCTTTGAGTGCCGGTGTCGAGAATCCGAAACTGAATCAGCACGCCCAGGTCCGGAATGTACTCATCGAAAACAACACGCTGATCGACAATGCCGGTAAGGACATCGTCCGTGGCCACGGTCTGGGCAGTCGCTACCGTACGCTGCTCCCGGAAAATATCACCGTCAAAAACACCCGCCACTCCGGCAAGCCCACCATGAAACAACTCAAAGCCACAGACGTCGGCCCTGATGCCCAACAGAAGTAGGAGCATCCACCATGGCCGAGGGGCTGCTGTTACTCTTTTTTTCATGGCTTCAACAGCAGAAAAGCCAAATTAGCCGCAGGGCATTAGCCCCGGTTGAAACGACTTTGGTAAAAACTTTCAGGTCACGAAACACGAGCTCGCCATTGGTTCTGGAGTTCGCGTCAACCATTAATACCGGCGGCTAGCGCCTTGCCGCTCACAGAAACGGGTGGGCCCGAATAAAATTGGGGCCGAGCGCAGCGAGCAGGAAACTGACGGTATGAAATTCCTGAATAATCATCTTCACAATAGCGGTTTGACATCATCCAGACCTCACTGCTCCAGCTCTGCCTGCGGTTGTTGAAACAGCAGCGCCACCTCCACCAGCAGCCGTTCTGCAGGGGTGAGCGACTCCCGTTCCTGGATCACCTGCTTCGCCACCGCGGGGACGTTCGTCAGCAATCCATCCACGCCCCGGTTCATCATCTGCGACATCATGGCCGGGTCATCGACCGTCCACACAAAGACCTCTTTCCCCGCTGCATGCGCCCGCTTCACAAAATTCCGTGAGGAGAAGTTTGCGTTCACGGCCAGAAAGTCCGCTTTAATCTCTTTCAGGTTGCCTGCATAGACGGAGAGCAGGACACCGCACTTCCAGTCCGGTCGCAGGGCTTTGGTCTTCGCCACCCCCTCCGGCTTGAGCGACATGATCATCACCTGCTCGGCCATACCCGCTGCTTCGACAACGTCTACCACCCGCTGCTCCAACTGCTCATCGTGGCCGTAATATTTCAGCTCAATAATCACGCCCACCTTGTCTTTGCACAACTGCAGCACGTCGGATAACAGAGGCACCCGTTCTGCGTTGAATTTCGGATCCTGCCAGCTGCCGATGTCGATGCCTGCCAGGTCAGCCTGTTTCGCATCCCAGACCTTAAGCGGATTACGTGACAGTTTCATGAAATCGCTATCGTGAATCACGACCACTTTGCCGTCCGCCGATTCCTGCACGTCCAGCTCAATCCAGTCGGCACCCTCGTCAATCGCAGCCTGAAATGCGGCTATGGAATTTTCGGGAGCCGCTTTGGAGGCACCTCGATGTGCCATCACCTGTGTTTCAGTTTCGAGATTCAGCGAACGCTCCAGCGACACATATCCGATCAAAGCCGCCAGCAGAAAACCCGCGACCCCCACTGCGGCCAGGCGGGACGGGGTCAAAAGCGGTTTTTCGCGCTGCTTCACTTCCAACTGGCTGGCCTCGATCGCGGCACTGGCGGCGGAATGCATGCGCAGATAACCATGAAATAACAGACCCGCGAAGGCAATCGTCGCAAACAGGTTCAGAATCAGGCTGCTCGCCGACAGGATAAACAGCATCAGCCCCACCCGCGTGGCCAGCATCAGCAGGGAGCCGACCGTTGTGGGAATCAGGAACCGCCCCGCGAGACCCACGAGCGCAACCAGCACCAGATTCAGAATCAACACACAGATCACCCAGGTCACCAGCCAGATCAGGATCGGACGACGTTGACCGGACACCAGCTGTTGACTGGCCTGCAGACCCTGGGCGGGAGGCGTCTGCTCGAACAGAATCAGGGGCAGCGCCAGGAACCAGCCGGAATAGAGTCGAAACAGGATCACAGCCAGAATCAGCACCAGTACGACACCGATGCCGACGGCGACTTGGAATTCGGTCGGACGTTCTTTGAGATAAAAATTGATATCGTATTCACCCAGCAGACCGAAATAGACAGCCCCGGCAATCAGCAGAAATGGCACCAGGCTGAGCAGCGTCCAGCCGATCATTTTCGCGGTTACTTTCAGTACGTCGGCCGCGTGTCCTGCGGCAAACCGCAGGGAATCAAGCATTCCCAGCTGCTGCCCCCGATGTCGGGCCGCCAGGATGGCCAGCAGCGACGCCTGTTCCAGCGCGACGATACTCAGCCAGACCGCACCCAGAATAATTGCACACAGCCAGCCGAAAGGACCGGCAAAGAACAGCGCGATATCCACGTCGGTCAACACACTTTGACCTGCGATCGCCAGCAGGAAATGAAACAAACCCGCCAGTAACGGCGTCAAAATCACAAACGCCAGCAGTTTATAGAGCAGATCGGTCGCAACCAGTGGACGCCAGGCGGCACCCAGGCTGCCTGCGATCTGACGGATGAAAGGTGAGAGAGACATGTCTGCTTCCTGTTCTGGTTCAGGCAGAGATTCAATCCGTCGACGAAAAATGCTCAGTCAGTCCGTTGCTGCGCGCGAGGCGAATCCTATCTTACCGCAGTTCACCTTAGAAAATCCAAACAACATGGAAATGGTTGCCGAAAAAACAAAAAAACAACGAGACCTCCCGACCGCAGAGTACGTTCTTGCAAATGGCCCTATACGCCCTACATCCGGCTCTTTACCCGGGTGTGCAGGCGGTCACAGTTTCTTCAGGTCACCTGCAGAATGGCTTTCTGTGTCGACGGTCTCCTGATACAGTATACGGGTAGAGGGTGTCCGGACTTGAATACCAGCGATCGCGCAGGGAGAAATATCATGGATGACAACTGGGATGAAACTGACGATGATCCAACAGAATATCTGCCCGAGGTCACCGACCTCATGCACCGGCTCTTAAACTCCCATCGCAAATCGCCCGACGAAGCCGACTTTCAACGCTTCCCGGGCATTCCCCTCGAAGCCCTGGACGAGGCCTACCGGGATCTCAGCACACTCGGCCTGATGGAATATACCGACGAACTGGTCACCATCGGCGACCATCAACGGCGCAAACTTCGCCTGACCCGGGAAGGACTGTGAGATCTCCCTTCAGTCAAAGCTCACCTACTGCTTTCCACTGCGAAGCGTGTAGACGCAACTGTTACATTGAGCGACTTGAGTGTATGTCAGATGAAACGCCAGCCAGTCCGAATTCAGGTCACACGGAAGTCCGGTGTAAGTCGCATGGGGGAATTTACAACTGAGATAATCCCTGTCATTGAGCCCATAGCTACCGATTGCAGATCGCTTTGACAGGGAATCCGCTTCGTCGTCGAGGGGATTCCAGTTGTCGAGAATCCGTACATCGAGTTCGACCACATTATTGGAGCGAAAGATCAGCATTTCCTCGTACAGGACGCAGAAGAATATACCCCCGCGTGTAGATCGGAAGTCGCCAGTGGTCCACTGGTATATTCAGCGTCGAGGGTAATCTGAGAGAGCGGGTTAACGGCCATAGGGAACTCTGCTGTAAAGGTGCGAAGTCTGGTTTCCTCTTTCTGTTGAGACAAACATAGGCAAACACAGGTTCGGCTGCTATCATACCCGCGACATCAGATCCCCCCCGTCATGAAGGCTCACTGCCCATGTTTCGCAACCTCATCGACAAAATCAAAAGCCTGACAGACGACGGACGTGAACCCTTCGATCCGGCAACACTCGATGATCCCGTCGCCCTCCGCACCGACTGGTCCCCACTCAAAGGGGGCGGAGCGAACTTCTGCACGCGGAAACTGGTGCAGGTCTCCCCCCTGCGTTACGAATTCCGTGCGGCAGCGGGCGCCATCTGCTTCTACCTGATCTTCTTCGGACTCGGGGCGGCCGCCCTGGTTTTCTCGATTTCTCAAATCATCAGCAGCGGAAAAATCATCGCACCGGAGATTCTCATTCCAGGCGGCGTCGGTCTCGTCTTCGCCATCATCGGCGGCTTGATGCTCTACTTCGGCACCCTGCCGGTGGTCTTCGACAAGCAGCACAACTGTTTCTGGAGAGGCAGAATCCCCGACGACGAACTGATCTACGCCACCGCGAACGAACAGCTGATGCCCTTCCAGGAAATCCATGCGATCCAGTTGATCAAAGAATATATCCGCAGCAAAAACAGTTCGTATCACAGCTACGAAATGAATCTCATCTCCCGCGACGGCGTCCGCACCAACGTCGTCGATCACGGCAACCTCGATAAAATACAAGAAGACGCCCAAACCCTCGCCGAGTTCCTGGAAGTCCCGATCTGGAATGGAATCTAAACGGAGATTCACGCATTTCCCGCTCCACCCAAATAACGGCATCGCCCCAGCCACCGGTTCAAACAGCATTCTCCCTTCCCTACGCAGTAATAGAAATTAGCCGCAGGGCATTAGCCCCGGTTGAAAGCCCCAACAAACAGAGCACGCGACAAAAATCATACACGGTCCAGCCACAACAGTCGTAGGGACCGTCCCATGTATCGGCCCGCCTGGCAGAAAGCGAATTAGAGTAAACGTGAAATGGTCCAATAAAACTCACCCGAAAAAGAGGGTGGGATCGAATGCAATTCGATCCGAGCGCAGCGAGCGGGAGGTCGCAGCTGCCGCGATCAAGATATAGAATAACCACCAACTTAATGGAATACCCGGGTATGGAATGTCTGTTCCGTATCGCACGTCTCGCAAAACAACGATTCACCATGAATGCCGGAAACAGCAAAGCCGCACGAGTGAAATCGACGGGATGAACTGCTAGACTCTCTGTCTTCAGTTGATGGTAAAACCAGAAAACGCTGGTCAAAGCGTGCGATATCACCCGGTTGAGTAGAGGCGAGGAACATTGAAAGTCATTGTGATCGGCGGCGGTGCAGCCGGATTCTTCGGGGCAATCGCGGCTGCGGAAAACGGTCACCAGGTGACGATCCTCGAAGCCGCCTCCTCCGTCCTGGCGAAAGTCCGCATCTCGGGTGGCGGTCGTTGTAACGTAACGCACAGCTGCTTCGAACCCCGCGACCTGGTCAAGAGCTATCCCCGCGGCGGAAAAGCACTCCGCGGTCCCTTCACCCGCTTTCAACCGGCAGATACGATCGAGTGGTTTGAGTCGCGCGGCGTCGCCACCAAAACCGAAGCCGACGGCCGCATGTTTCCCACCACCGATGATTCCGCCACCATAGTCAACTGCCTGATGACCGCAGCGGAAAACGCGGGCGTCGTGATTCGTCTGCGTGCCAATGTTGCCGCGATCGAACATCACGAATCCAGTTTTACCGTCACACTGCAGACGGGCGAATCAATCAACGCGGATCGCATCCTCATGACAACCGGCGGCAGTCGCGCCGGCTTTGAATTAAGCGGTCGCCTCGGTCACACAATCGTGCCCCCGGTCCCGTCGCTGTTTACGTTCAAAGTCAACGATCCGCGCATCAAAGACCTGCCCGGCGTCGCGGTGGAACAGGTCGAGTGTCAACTGGTTACCAGTACGAAAACATTTACCCAGTCGGGACCAATCCTCGTCACACACTGGGGCCTCAGCGGACCGGCGGTATTGAAACTTTCTGCCTGGGCAGCCCGCGAACTCTTTGAGGCCAATTACAACGCCTTGCTCCGCATCAACTGGCTGGCAGGAACGAGTGCCGACCAGGCACGCGAACAGTTAAACGCTTTCAAGTCAGCGCAGTCGAAGAAAAACATCGACGCAGCCAGTCCCTGGCAGTTCCCCAGACGGCTATGGAAGTCGCTCGTCGATCACAGCCTGGTGCGCTGGGCCGAACTTTCCAAAAACGGATCGCAGGCCCTCGTCAAAGAACTGACAGCCGGCGAATTCCAGGTCACGGGCAAAGGCGTCTTCAAAGAAGAATTCGTGACCTGCGGCGGCATCGACCTGAACGAAGTCGATTTCCGCACGATGGAGAGCCGCCTCTACCCCGGCCTCTATTTCGCCGGTGAAATCCTCAACATCGACGGTATCACAGGCGGCTTCAACTTCCAGAACGCCTGGACCACAGCCTGGATCGCCGGCAATGCGATGTGAAAAAGAAGAAGACCGGCCGACAGGGCTATCGATAGGCCACACTATCAAACCCACAAAAGCCAGCAACCCCTGGCAGCAGGGCCTTAGCCCCGGTTGAAAGCCCCAACAAACAGGACACGCAACAAACATCAAACCACATCAGTCGTAGGGGCCGACCCAAGTGTCGGCCCGCCTGGCAGAGAACGAAAAAGAGTAAACGTGAAATGGGCCAATAAAACTCACCCAAGAAAGAGGGTGGGATCGAATGCAATTCGATCCGAGCGCAGCGACCAGGAGGTCGCAGCTGCCGCGTTCGAAACTGGGTAAAAGCCACCAACTTCACACCCCACCTGAAACCATCACATATCAACGTCGGACAGCCTCTGTTTCATTTTCCGTTTCAGCAGGAAAACAGCAACAATCAATCCGACCAGTCCTCCGGCGTAACCGGCATTATGAATCGTACCCACGATCGCAAATCGTTTGAGCGTGGTTCCGGAAAACTGTCTTTCAAAACCCAGGAATTCCTGAGCATCAAAGACATAGTAATTCAGGTATCCCGCGACGCCACCCAGAATGCCGGCACCCATGGCACAACAGGCGATGATCGCGAACCCCTGCAGAATATCGCGGCGGGCCGTTTGTAAATCATCACTGTTGAAACTCATCCGCGCGAGAAACCAGCCGGAAAATAAGCCCACCCACCAGGTCGCGAGGAAGCCGATGATGCCCACATACAGCCGCTCAGGCAAATGAAAATCCGCATAACGAAACTGGTGGAATTTGAAATCGGTGAAATATTCCCGCGAGATCGTATAGCTGATCTGATCATGCAGCATCCCATAGAATCCGCCCAGTAGCGCCCCAAACCACAGGTACGGCAGAATTCTACGCACGTTTCTGACTCGGGGAACAATCCAGTTCATTTCAGTTCTCGATAGGGGACACAGTTGGCTTGCTCCTCTATAATGAAATCAAAGCCCTTCACCACAGCACGGAGAGTGGATCCGGGCACAACAGTCGTAGGGGCCGACCCATGTGTCGGCCCGCCTGGAGAGAAACAAATTTAGATCAAATGCGCCATGGGGCCTGACAAGCCCTGTTCCCTGCATGGCATTGATTTGAATCTATAGATCTTACTGAAATAAAGAACGACAGATCGCCGCCTGATCTGATAATTCGGGAAAAGTATTTGCTTGGTATTTGGATGCTATTCCTTAACATAGATCGCAAAGTAAGTAGTAGTAGCAGTACCTATTCCCAGACAACCGGGTTGCTGTGCCTCAAAAACCGAGTGGAGTTTGTATCCAACTTTGGCGCGTTTTGTGAATTGGTCAGCCAGATCCTTGATATCTTTGTTCGAAAATCGACCACCAATAGGTTCAATGCGATATTCCATTTCTACTCTCCAGTAGTTCTTAAGGTAGATCGACTCCACCATTTCCAGGACGACAACGAAGTAATCTCCTGATGGTTAGCACCATTCCTTTAATCATGCCTTTTTTTCTAAATGCTAATTCCGCATAGTGTGAGCAACTTGGCTCAAAGACACATCGACTGCCAATTTTTGGTGATATGTATTTGCGGTACCAGCGAAGAGATTTGATAGCAAGAAAAAGACGTAAGGGACGACGAGGAATGCTCATCGCTTGAATCGAAGTATCACTCTCTGTAGTTCCTTTCAGTATCCGTTCTATCGTCGGGATGTGAATCGGGTTCACATCACATTCATAGCTGTCTCCCTGAATCTCGATTCTCTTCATGATATTGAATTGACTGGGTTATTGATTGCGTGCGTTTACAAGTTGATAGTACGCAACAAAACACCTATGCTACACTCTATTTGGCAGGTGTTCAATTGGGAAGTGTGTAAATCTGGTGAGTGTCAATGGGCTGAATAAATAATTGGTGCGCAATAAAGTTAAGCACCAA is a window from the Gimesia benthica genome containing:
- a CDS encoding aldo/keto reductase, whose amino-acid sequence is MMKFRKLGNTDLTVSEISLGCSGFWGNARFPERQAADIIHTAFDAGVNFFDTGHNYCHFHAEPRLGRILKPLFAQHDRSQFVLSTKAGTIVPSAPLVFRNRPSKDFSPDYIEATCAKSIQNLNCEYLDIFQLHGITQDQITPALIDRLSSMKERGMFRCLGVNSHSAADLLYIADHPELFDMVLLDFNVLQLDREPVIRKLAEVGIGVVAGTVLAQGHLVAGKIGSFKSTADLWYLARALLKSTGRQFSRNAQPMREALATVENLTPAQAAFAYVLANQDISSCVFGTTKIKNLSEILAASEQSLSADVRAAIRSTFEQIPERISA
- a CDS encoding DUF3472 domain-containing protein, whose amino-acid sequence is MLWNRFPGYGFTFLFLGLFAGTVCAEEPKYNPMPWHLADLWWEMSEEVPFESYSIDVTISDDVPATKRLYIAPIGLGHLSQTPFYGGLQTQSDGYTLQNRQLRQIGPGLLMSMWGERSPQAIRPGEGGFFQSSGHEGDFVSVRRPFKWSQGTYTYKIVRLDREVVNGKPCTWVGAFLESRAKNETIFIGALRFPGENLKLSPRIASFVEVYGARIPVDEIPRLTVTFGNLQVNGKPARVKSVEAIYPKGVPDYADAKWKDGRVEIEVGKPVQERQSRQIRFAFD
- a CDS encoding TIGR03067 domain-containing protein; the encoded protein is MQRSITNLRILVTVATLTALTAVVSADDKQAAAIQKDRNLIAGTWQIEVLEINGNRSAGEDVKQLTVVNGADGTWSLRSEGNEVGRGTTTIDPSQRPKTIDIQPTSGQDQGKTYRGIYELGKTSRKLCFAPAGKDRPADFTTNAENQHIFVKFKRLQATQEKEVP
- a CDS encoding polysaccharide lyase 6 family protein, with the translated sequence MLTQYCVPPSQFIRAALVTLCLLTSSTLIQAADFRVATPAELDSARKSAHPGDVITLVGKDWHDVRLKLKLKGTPEQPITVRSEVAFTGASSLNLNGEHVILNGMTFRDGRLETGHVILIRGAHNRVTRCTIEAYNPDKIDSRYQWLSLDGHHHRVDHCRFAGQNHSGTTLVVWLDEEGEVGRHRIERNHFLNRARGNGNGFETLRIGTSETSLKSAQCVVSENLFENCDGEIELISNKSCDNIYERNTVIGCAGALTLRHGNNCIVRDNLILGNGDRHSGGIRVIGEGHQISGNHIEGVGDRIDGAIALSAGVENPKLNQHAQVRNVLIENNTLIDNAGKDIVRGHGLGSRYRTLLPENITVKNTRHSGKPTMKQLKATDVGPDAQQK
- a CDS encoding glycerophosphodiester phosphodiesterase family protein — its product is MSLSPFIRQIAGSLGAAWRPLVATDLLYKLLAFVILTPLLAGLFHFLLAIAGQSVLTDVDIALFFAGPFGWLCAIILGAVWLSIVALEQASLLAILAARHRGQQLGMLDSLRFAAGHAADVLKVTAKMIGWTLLSLVPFLLIAGAVYFGLLGEYDINFYLKERPTEFQVAVGIGVVLVLILAVILFRLYSGWFLALPLILFEQTPPAQGLQASQQLVSGQRRPILIWLVTWVICVLILNLVLVALVGLAGRFLIPTTVGSLLMLATRVGLMLFILSASSLILNLFATIAFAGLLFHGYLRMHSAASAAIEASQLEVKQREKPLLTPSRLAAVGVAGFLLAALIGYVSLERSLNLETETQVMAHRGASKAAPENSIAAFQAAIDEGADWIELDVQESADGKVVVIHDSDFMKLSRNPLKVWDAKQADLAGIDIGSWQDPKFNAERVPLLSDVLQLCKDKVGVIIELKYYGHDEQLEQRVVDVVEAAGMAEQVMIMSLKPEGVAKTKALRPDWKCGVLLSVYAGNLKEIKADFLAVNANFSSRNFVKRAHAAGKEVFVWTVDDPAMMSQMMNRGVDGLLTNVPAVAKQVIQERESLTPAERLLVEVALLFQQPQAELEQ
- a CDS encoding BaiN/RdsA family NAD(P)/FAD-dependent oxidoreductase, with amino-acid sequence MKVIVIGGGAAGFFGAIAAAENGHQVTILEAASSVLAKVRISGGGRCNVTHSCFEPRDLVKSYPRGGKALRGPFTRFQPADTIEWFESRGVATKTEADGRMFPTTDDSATIVNCLMTAAENAGVVIRLRANVAAIEHHESSFTVTLQTGESINADRILMTTGGSRAGFELSGRLGHTIVPPVPSLFTFKVNDPRIKDLPGVAVEQVECQLVTSTKTFTQSGPILVTHWGLSGPAVLKLSAWAARELFEANYNALLRINWLAGTSADQAREQLNAFKSAQSKKNIDAASPWQFPRRLWKSLVDHSLVRWAELSKNGSQALVKELTAGEFQVTGKGVFKEEFVTCGGIDLNEVDFRTMESRLYPGLYFAGEILNIDGITGGFNFQNAWTTAWIAGNAM
- the yidD gene encoding membrane protein insertion efficiency factor YidD, giving the protein MKRIEIQGDSYECDVNPIHIPTIERILKGTTESDTSIQAMSIPRRPLRLFLAIKSLRWYRKYISPKIGSRCVFEPSCSHYAELAFRKKGMIKGMVLTIRRLLRCRPGNGGVDLP